Part of the Brevibacillus brevis genome is shown below.
GCGGTTATCGTAGCTGTTCCAGTTTTCTTGGCCGTGACGACTCCGTCCTTCACGGTAGCTACGGACGAATTGGAAGTGCTCCAAGTTGCTTTGGAGCCTTTCAGCGACTTGTCATCGTACAACAAGTAAATCGTGTCTTTCTTCCCTTTTTTAATGGTGATGGAGGTATCCTCTGCTTCCAGGCTGCCGCTGCTGTTGGAATCTTTTACGGTTACTTCGATTTCCACTTCGTAGCTTTTGTACTTGGCGGTAATGATTGCGGTTCCTTTGGCTTTCGCGGTGACGACTCCATCTTTCACAGTGGCGACAGACGATTTGGAAGTCTTCCAGGTAGCCTTGGAGCCAGTCAACTTCTTGTCGTCGTACGTCAGCTTAATGGTTTTCTTGTCGCCTTTCTTCATGGAAAGCTCGTCGGTGTCTGCCTCCAGTTTGCCGTCCGATGCTCCAGAACCATCGACGACCACTTCGATCTCAACCTTATCGTTTTTGTACTTCGCCGTGATGATCGCCGTACCTTTGCCTTTGGCGGTTACTTCGCCGTCATCAACGGTGGCTACGGAAGACTTGGATGTTGTCCAGGTTGCTTTTGAACCGGAAAGGGTCTCGTCATCATATTTCAGCTTGATTGTCTCTTTGTCGCCTTTATCCAGTTTCAGCTTGGTTTCGTTCGCTTCCAATTTGCCGGAAGTATTGGACTCGACACTGACATCAATCAATACGAACAGGTTTTTATAATAGGCAGCGATCGTTGCGGTTCCGTTCGCCTTTGCCGTAATCACGCCGTTTTTGACGGTTGCGACAGAGGTGTTCGAGGACGTCCAGCTGGCCTTGTTGTTTTCCAGCGTTTTGCCATTAAACGTCAAACGAACCGTTTGCTCGTTTCCTTTTTTCATGGAAGCCTTCGTCATATTTGCGTCAAGCGTATCAGGATTCGAAACGGTGGTTCTGATCTTAATGCTCTCTCCGCTGTACTTGACCGTGATGAACACAGTTCCGGTCCCTTTCCCCGTCACCACGCCATCCTTTACAGTCGCCACGGAGGAATTGGACGTGCTCCACGTAGCTCGAGTAGGATCGAGCTTTTGGCCGTTGTACATCACTTGGATGGTCGTGGTTTTGCCCTTCGTGACGCTGATCGCCTTCGAAGTCACAGTCAATCCGGTTGAATCCGCTGCGGCCGCAATCGCCGCGGTCTGCGCATGCGTAGTGGCAGGAAGCGCAAAGTGGACCGCGCAAACGGTAGCCAGCGCTAACGTGAAAGTTTGAAACAGCTTGCTCTTCATTCTCTTCATGAGTGTACCTCCAAAATTTATCCTATATCTGGTTTGACGGATGAAGTGGAAAAATGTCACATGAAAAACCCACTTTTTTTAGAAAAACATTTGTTTTTTGTTCTGTCAATTGTTTCACGCAAGATTTGTCGGATTATGCCGATGTATATAGTAGCGACAGTGATCCAACGTGTGACCGTCATAGCTCGTTGTGTATGAATATTCCTCGTTGACGATCAGGAATCAAAATCAAAAGGAGGATCATTTCATGTCTACCAAATTGCAAGCGCTGTTAGCATGCTTGGAAGATATTAAGGCAAGCCAGGTGGAGGATGTCTGTGTAGCTTTGACCGATACCGAGAAGTATCTCGCTTTTTTGCCGAGCGAGACGTTGAATCTGCACACGGAGCCTGGTACGCCCATCGAAGGAATTAAAGGGACCGTCACGGAAAGGGCGCTGCGCAGTGGAAAGAAACTGTCTCAGGAGCAAGGACCCGAAATCTGCGGAACACCTTACATATCGACGGCAACCCCTATTTACGAAGACGGACGCATCGTCGGCTGCCTCACGATTCTGACCTCGAACGCGAAGATCGAAAACATCCGTTCCGTCTCTTCCACACTCGCTGCTACCGTCGAAGAGATGACCGCGACAGCGGATCAAGTGGCGGCGGTCTCCCTTCATGTCAACGAGCAAATCCTCGGCGTTTCGCAGGAATCACAATTTGTGACGACGGAAATCGACAAGATCTTCAAAGTTCTTTCGTTCGTCAACGAGATGGCTTCCCAATCCCACATGCTCGGTCTAAACGCCGCGATTGAAGCTGCCCGTGCCGGTGAGCACGGCAGAGGCTTCAGCATCGTCGCCAACGAAATCAGAAAAATGGCAACGCAGAGCAAAGAAGCTTCTGAAGAAATCCAAAAGCAGTTGAAGTTCATCGAGACGTCCATGCACAAAATGAATGCCGCCATCCAATCCGTCAGTTCCCAGTCGCAAAACTCCTCGGCGAGCATCCAGGAACTGCGGGCAGCCTTTGAGCATATCGCAAATACCGCAACGGAATTGTATGACGAAATTCAAAAATAGTGACCAGCCCTATCCCCGCTTACTTATCGTGCGGGGTTTTTTACGGCAAAAAAAACTACGACTGACCAATTAACTAACAAGGATTTCCAAGACCTCTGTCGAAGTTAGTCATTAGCCTATTTGACGGAGGTCTTCTCATGCCTTTACCCAAGAATCGTGTCATTCCTGAAAAGAAAATATACTTTCGGCCAGAGATACAGCATTGCCCGCACTGTGGCACGAAACTCAGGCGACATCATACCGCATGGAAAAAGAATGTCATCACACTTGCCGGTGTTATCCAAGCTTGGAGTATGGCTTATGCTTGCAGCAACGCAGATTGCTCATACCCCAGAACCTATTACAAATCCGCTGAAGCTGAGCTTCTCAGCATGAAACACACTTCCTACGGTTTTGACGTGCTAGCGTTGGTTGGTCAGCTTCGGTTTAAGCAACATATGACAATCGGCGAAATTACGGAAACGTTGAATCAGCGCGGGGTAACCACGTCAGAACGCAATTCTCAGCGGTTGTACGAACGTTATCTTACCTTGCTCCGCGCTAGCGTGACGGATCACGTCAAGCAAGCACTCAAGCAAGTTGTTCAGGACCGTGGCGGTATCATGATTTCCATGGACGGTGTTCAGCCCGAGAAAGGCAATGAGACGCTCTATGTCATACGAGAAGTATTCAGCGGAACGATCCTGTCTGCACAAAATCTAAAGAGTAGCTCCGCAGAAGAACTTAAGAAACTCATCCTGCCTGTTATCGAACTGGGATTTCCCATCATCGGGATCGTTACGGATGGTCAACAATCCATCCGAATGGCCATGGAATCGTTACTGCCGGACGTGCCGTACCAATACTGCCAATACCACTATCTAAAGGACATTGCAAAGCCTGTTGTCGATTTAGACCGCAAGCTCAAGACAGGAATCAAGAAGAGCCTCCGTGGTATTCGCGAAGTCGAGAAGCGAATCGAAAACGA
Proteins encoded:
- a CDS encoding Ig-like domain-containing protein: MKRMKSKLFQTFTLALATVCAVHFALPATTHAQTAAIAAAADSTGLTVTSKAISVTKGKTTTIQVMYNGQKLDPTRATWSTSNSSVATVKDGVVTGKGTGTVFITVKYSGESIKIRTTVSNPDTLDANMTKASMKKGNEQTVRLTFNGKTLENNKASWTSSNTSVATVKNGVITAKANGTATIAAYYKNLFVLIDVSVESNTSGKLEANETKLKLDKGDKETIKLKYDDETLSGSKATWTTSKSSVATVDDGEVTAKGKGTAIITAKYKNDKVEIEVVVDGSGASDGKLEADTDELSMKKGDKKTIKLTYDDKKLTGSKATWKTSKSSVATVKDGVVTAKAKGTAIITAKYKSYEVEIEVTVKDSNSSGSLEAEDTSITIKKGKKDTIYLLYDDKSLKGSKATWSTSNSSVATVKDGVVTAKKTGTATITAKYKGDSVKIKVTVE
- a CDS encoding methyl-accepting chemotaxis protein is translated as MSTKLQALLACLEDIKASQVEDVCVALTDTEKYLAFLPSETLNLHTEPGTPIEGIKGTVTERALRSGKKLSQEQGPEICGTPYISTATPIYEDGRIVGCLTILTSNAKIENIRSVSSTLAATVEEMTATADQVAAVSLHVNEQILGVSQESQFVTTEIDKIFKVLSFVNEMASQSHMLGLNAAIEAARAGEHGRGFSIVANEIRKMATQSKEASEEIQKQLKFIETSMHKMNAAIQSVSSQSQNSSASIQELRAAFEHIANTATELYDEIQK
- a CDS encoding transposase — protein: MPLPKNRVIPEKKIYFRPEIQHCPHCGTKLRRHHTAWKKNVITLAGVIQAWSMAYACSNADCSYPRTYYKSAEAELLSMKHTSYGFDVLALVGQLRFKQHMTIGEITETLNQRGVTTSERNSQRLYERYLTLLRASVTDHVKQALKQVVQDRGGIMISMDGVQPEKGNETLYVIREVFSGTILSAQNLKSSSAEELKKLILPVIELGFPIIGIVTDGQQSIRMAMESLLPDVPYQYCQYHYLKDIAKPVVDLDRKLKTGIKKSLRGIREVEKRIENDASTEAEVAKDYVAAIRSVLLEDGNPPLDLPGIRVYENARAIQASLERCLSKKGALSAQKPNQNFR